One window from the genome of Panicum hallii strain FIL2 unplaced genomic scaffold, PHallii_v3.1 scaffold_281, whole genome shotgun sequence encodes:
- the LOC112878659 gene encoding protein GOS9-like — translation MAMIAVGPFGGAQGTSHDMTGTSKKLQSVTVYSSKDGAGGHINGISFSYENDQGSTTSVDTWGTAAGSKATFTFPAGAYLANLSGTFDNNVKSLTFVTSDGEPYGPYGDPAAGKGFEIPLHKGAIVGFFAHSGGVLNSLGAYVGAQP, via the exons ATG GCGATGATTGCCGTCGGCCCGTTCGGTGGTGCTCAGGGTACATCGCACGACATGACCGGGACATCCAAGAAACTTCAGAGCGTTACTGTTTATAGCAGCAAGGACGGTGCCGGTGGACACATCAACGGCATCTCCTTCTCGTATGAAAATGACCAGGGGTCAACTACGTCCGTCGATACGTGGGGCACAGCTGCAGGCTCAAAAGCTACG TTTACCTTTCCAGCAGGTGCGTATTTGGCCAACCTCTCCGGCACATTCGACAACAATGTCAAATCGCTGACTTTTGTCACCAGCGACGGGGAGCCATACGGGCCGTACGGTGATCCGGCAGCTGGGAAGGGTTTTGAGATACCATTGCATAAGGGCGCCATCGTCGGCTTCTTTGCTCATTCCGGCGGGGTGCTCAACTCTCTCGGGGCATACGTGGGTGCCCAGCCATAG
- the LOC112878657 gene encoding uncharacterized protein LOC112878657 — protein MSSLPFPHRFQSQAQLNSMRHLLGRSVPTQAGKLRAGKIPLRDLAAGEFVLFNSFIMCGPQFSEAPIGGSGPQPAPESSASAPAGPPPGTTPETSGPRGPEPEATTPPRPEAAPQEEDARPAAAAEAPAAAPGTEAGPSPVEPAVEGVAAVAEVAAPEIVEVVETAALEAAEVTSAAAPPAEEEEPEVLLGRPLLLSAAEIPSPGSWPNASRLKRSWRLAFPESGRSRMRSTSGSPTGSAAWGTASCPPPPGTLKSAPSSCWSASSCKSNCRRLAVEEKMLAATEKEQAALELAN, from the exons ATGTcttcacttcctttcccgcaccgcttccagagccaggcgCAGCTGAACTCTATGCGCCACCTTCTTGGACGGTCCGTGCCGACGCAAGCCGGGAAGCTTAGGGCCGGCAAGatccccctccgcgaccttgccgcgggggagtttgtTCTCTTCAACTCGttcattatgtgcgg GCCCCAATTTTCAGAGGCACCAATCGGgggatccggcccccagcctgcGCCGGAATCGTCGGCGTCGGCCCCAGCAGGGCCCCCGCCTGGGACCACCCCAGAAACCTCCGGACCTAGGGGTCCGGAGCCAGAGGCCACGACACCGCCACGACCCgaagccgccccccaggaggaggacGCTAGGCCTGCTGCGGCGGCCGAGGCACCAGCGGCCGCGCCGGGCACCGAGGCCGGGCCCTCTCCAGTTGAGCCAGCAGTAGAGGGGGTCGCTGCTGTGGCAGAGGTTGCAGCGCCGGAGATAGTGGAGGTGGTGGAGACAGCGGCACTGGAGGCTGCTGAGGTTACCAGCGCCGCTGCCccaccagcggaggaggaggaaccggaggtgctGCTGGGAAGGCCCCTTCTCCTGAGCGCAGCAGAGATCCCCTCCCCCGGCTCCTGGCCAAATGCCAGCAGGCTCAAgaggagctggaggctggcATTCCCCGAGAGTGGGAGAAGCAGGATGCGGAGTACttccggctctccgactgggagcgccgcctgggggaccgcatcatgTCCGCCACCGCCCGGCACGCTgaagagcgcgccaagctcgtgctGGAGTGCGAGCTCCTGCAAGAGCAACTGCAGAAGGCTCGCGGTGGAGGAGAAGATGCTAGCGGCGACCGAGAAGGAGCAGGCTGCCCTGGAGCTAGCCAACTAG